In Nitrospira sp., one DNA window encodes the following:
- a CDS encoding MutS family DNA mismatch repair protein has product MAGSRNSQIEAVIRRTDRLITQGTKTSATFTRWRLAIFLSGLVGTVTLYKLDWYHSGNLALGAFLTIFVTVATYHNRVETRIHRLRQWKQIKLAHLARMALDWAGIAPRPGEGPKSHPYAADLDLFGTHSLTHLLDTTVSDHGRERLQSWLLEQPPSPAHWHARQSLVKELAPRSLFRDRLALEAKLTGDQEINGRRLAAVLEHSIGLPRLDAILAVQSVLALATIGLASASMLGLLPGYWMFSFAAYVLIYFMTDQGEELLEHAVGLHHETERLATVLGYIERHVRRRDSALACVWTNLIGEASPTLHLNRAARTLHAISIKAHPLVHLAVNALCPWDLWFTRQLIHTQRDIKHALPLWLDCLAEVEAASALATFAYLHPDYTWPTPFIAAGEQNGTPPALNADRLGHPLLPAKTRMTNDVHLKGLGSIHLITGSNMSGKSTFLRTIGINLCLAQAGAPVCADSFEWTWSRLACCIRVDDSLDAGLSFFYAEVKRLKTILDATQERTLPPILFLIDEIFKGTNNRERLIGSRAYITALSQGQGFGLVSTHDLELADLESAVPGLTNAHFQETVSAGALEFDYRLRPGPCPTTNALRIMELEGLPISPTSQIRHNNPHG; this is encoded by the coding sequence ATGGCAGGCTCACGCAACTCCCAGATCGAGGCGGTTATCCGGCGCACCGACCGCCTCATTACTCAAGGAACGAAGACCAGCGCAACGTTCACACGATGGCGGTTGGCTATTTTCCTCAGCGGCCTCGTCGGCACCGTGACCCTCTATAAGCTCGACTGGTATCACAGCGGCAACCTGGCCCTTGGAGCATTCCTTACCATTTTCGTCACCGTGGCAACGTATCATAACAGGGTGGAAACCAGGATTCACCGGCTGCGCCAATGGAAGCAGATCAAGCTGGCTCATCTGGCTCGAATGGCGTTGGATTGGGCCGGGATTGCGCCAAGACCCGGTGAAGGTCCGAAGTCTCATCCATATGCCGCTGACCTGGATCTCTTCGGCACGCATTCGCTGACACATCTTCTCGACACCACCGTATCCGACCATGGCAGAGAGCGCTTGCAGAGCTGGCTGCTGGAGCAACCCCCTTCTCCCGCTCATTGGCACGCACGGCAGTCTTTGGTGAAAGAACTGGCGCCTCGTTCCTTATTTCGCGACCGGCTTGCGCTCGAAGCCAAGCTGACGGGAGACCAAGAAATCAACGGTAGGCGATTGGCTGCCGTGCTGGAACATTCGATCGGCTTGCCTCGCTTAGACGCCATACTTGCCGTTCAGAGCGTCCTTGCTCTTGCCACGATCGGCCTTGCCTCGGCTTCGATGCTCGGCTTGCTTCCCGGTTATTGGATGTTTTCGTTCGCGGCCTATGTGTTGATTTACTTCATGACTGATCAAGGGGAAGAGTTGCTGGAGCATGCCGTCGGACTTCACCATGAAACTGAGCGGCTTGCCACAGTCCTCGGTTACATTGAGCGGCATGTAAGACGACGAGACTCGGCGCTCGCTTGCGTCTGGACAAATCTGATCGGTGAGGCCAGTCCCACGTTGCACCTTAACCGCGCTGCACGGACGCTTCATGCGATCAGCATCAAAGCCCATCCACTCGTCCATCTTGCCGTCAACGCGTTGTGCCCCTGGGATCTGTGGTTCACTCGACAACTCATTCACACCCAGCGCGACATCAAGCATGCACTCCCTCTGTGGTTGGACTGTTTGGCAGAAGTCGAAGCGGCATCGGCTCTGGCTACCTTTGCCTATCTCCATCCTGATTACACATGGCCGACTCCCTTCATCGCAGCCGGCGAACAAAACGGCACCCCTCCTGCTCTCAACGCCGACCGACTCGGCCATCCGCTACTGCCGGCCAAGACCCGTATGACCAACGACGTTCATCTGAAGGGACTCGGCTCCATTCACCTGATTACCGGTTCCAACATGTCCGGCAAGAGCACCTTCCTACGGACGATCGGTATCAATCTCTGCCTAGCGCAAGCCGGGGCCCCTGTCTGCGCCGATTCATTTGAATGGACATGGAGCAGGTTGGCCTGTTGCATCCGTGTCGACGATTCTCTCGATGCCGGTCTGTCCTTCTTCTATGCGGAGGTCAAACGACTCAAAACGATCCTCGATGCGACTCAGGAACGTACCTTACCGCCCATACTGTTCCTGATCGATGAGATCTTCAAGGGCACCAACAATCGAGAGAGGCTTATCGGCAGCCGTGCCTACATCACCGCGTTGTCGCAAGGACAGGGCTTCGGCCTCGTGAGCACCCACGATTTGGAGTTGGCGGATCTGGAATCAGCAGTACCGGGTTTGACCAACGCGCACTTTCAAGAAACTGTCTCGGCCGGCGCCCTGGAATTCGACTATAGGCTCAGACCAGGCCCTTGCCCCACGACGAATGCGCTGAGAATCATGGAACTGGAAGGTCTGCCTATTTCCCCAACCTCTCAAATCAGGCACAATAACCCGCACGGATGA
- a CDS encoding type II toxin-antitoxin system PemK/MazF family toxin, which yields MTGYEFGEIVLVPFPFTDQSATKHRPAVVISSTAYHRARPDLIIMAVTSQQPTADALGEVVVEDWRGAGLLKPSVLKPVLTTIAPALILKKLGRLTVSDQVHLRQALAQILG from the coding sequence ATGACCGGCTATGAGTTCGGGGAAATCGTCCTCGTCCCATTTCCCTTCACCGATCAATCCGCCACGAAGCACCGCCCAGCGGTTGTCATCAGCAGTACCGCCTATCATCGGGCGCGCCCCGACCTGATCATCATGGCGGTCACGAGTCAGCAGCCAACCGCAGACGCTCTCGGGGAGGTGGTGGTCGAAGACTGGCGGGGAGCCGGACTGCTCAAGCCGTCCGTGCTCAAACCAGTCCTGACGACGATTGCTCCGGCGCTAATTCTGAAGAAGCTCGGACGACTCACCGTATCGGATCAAGTGCACCTGCGACAGGCACTTGCACAAATTCTCGGCTAG
- a CDS encoding MOSC domain-containing protein, whose product MSERGLDGDRQRNLKFHGGPGRAVCLYSLELIEQLQEEGHPIDAGSSGENLTVAGLDWGLVQPGIRLAIGPEVELEVTSYTTPCSHNGRWFRDDDFTRISQKVNPGWSRVYAKVLQGGVVRPGDAVHVEV is encoded by the coding sequence GTGAGCGAACGGGGTTTGGATGGCGATCGCCAGCGGAACCTCAAGTTCCATGGGGGACCTGGCCGTGCGGTCTGTTTGTATTCGCTTGAGCTCATCGAGCAACTTCAAGAAGAAGGCCACCCCATCGATGCCGGATCATCCGGTGAAAATCTGACCGTAGCGGGATTAGATTGGGGACTAGTTCAGCCCGGCATTCGATTGGCAATCGGACCAGAAGTTGAACTCGAAGTGACCAGTTATACGACACCCTGCAGCCACAATGGGCGCTGGTTTCGAGACGATGACTTCACGCGCATTTCGCAAAAGGTCAATCCAGGCTGGAGTCGTGTCTATGCGAAAGTGCTGCAAGGCGGAGTCGTACGGCCTGGAGATGCAGTACATGTTGAGGTGTAA
- a CDS encoding 50S ribosomal protein L11 methyltransferase — MMMPHDWVDVCIRGSLDAGELLSRLDDPTVQGAWEDVDEIHLYWAQDHWNGERLASVCEVLSETASSEHSFSVTLVPVQDWNDAWARSVKPLRIGRLVIRPTWESVLLGLNDIEIALDPKQAFGTGHHATTRMLLEWLQEEIHGGEQVVDVGTGSAILAITAVKLGAASAIGVEIDSVAVDCAREAVVLNGLKERIEILCGTLKDLAQRGSFAADLLLANLDRHTILALSKDLASRACSGARLLLSGILIEQEAEITEQLSDLSLVCVGRREEEGWVAMKFLRPESCDGEA; from the coding sequence ATGATGATGCCGCATGACTGGGTGGATGTGTGTATTCGCGGTTCTCTGGATGCGGGGGAATTGCTGAGTCGGCTTGATGATCCGACGGTCCAGGGAGCCTGGGAAGATGTGGACGAGATTCATCTCTATTGGGCGCAAGACCACTGGAACGGAGAGCGGTTAGCTTCGGTTTGTGAAGTCCTTTCAGAGACGGCGAGTAGTGAACATTCTTTTTCAGTCACACTCGTGCCGGTTCAAGACTGGAACGACGCGTGGGCACGCTCGGTGAAGCCGCTTCGAATCGGTCGGCTGGTTATTCGTCCGACTTGGGAGTCGGTCCTGCTCGGCCTGAATGATATCGAGATCGCGCTTGATCCCAAGCAAGCGTTCGGCACCGGCCACCATGCGACGACTCGCATGCTTCTGGAGTGGCTGCAGGAAGAGATTCATGGCGGAGAACAGGTTGTAGATGTGGGGACGGGCAGCGCAATCTTGGCCATAACAGCGGTAAAACTAGGTGCGGCATCGGCCATTGGAGTCGAAATTGATTCTGTTGCCGTAGATTGTGCGAGAGAGGCTGTCGTGCTGAATGGATTGAAGGAACGGATTGAAATCCTGTGTGGGACCTTGAAGGATCTGGCACAACGAGGTTCGTTTGCCGCCGATCTTCTGCTGGCCAATCTTGATCGGCACACCATTTTAGCTCTCTCGAAGGATTTGGCTAGCCGCGCATGCTCCGGGGCGCGTCTACTGCTCTCCGGCATTCTCATCGAGCAAGAAGCGGAGATCACCGAACAGTTGTCCGATCTAAGCCTTGTCTGCGTCGGCCGACGTGAGGAAGAAGGTTGGGTGGCGATGAAATTCCTCAGACCGGAATCCTGCGACGGAGAGGCCTAA
- a CDS encoding XRE family transcriptional regulator, with amino-acid sequence MQKLIASRRLKQKAAAKIRGVTQPRVTDLLRGRLDLFSTDALIDLLARLGAVVRLQVRIRDAT; translated from the coding sequence GTGCAGAAGCTCATCGCGTCCAGACGCCTCAAGCAGAAGGCCGCGGCCAAGATTCGCGGTGTGACACAGCCCCGCGTGACCGATCTCCTTCGGGGACGGCTCGACCTCTTCAGTACGGACGCGCTGATTGATCTCTTAGCCCGCTTGGGGGCTGTGGTGCGGCTCCAGGTAAGAATCCGGGATGCAACCTAG
- a CDS encoding class I SAM-dependent methyltransferase, whose protein sequence is MDRVLEPELMDDSKQADAYARADFAEENQGFVDRFKEYFPEFTTGKVLDLGCGPADIPIRFAKLYSTCQVIGVDASAPMIHLGEQAVKQAGLTDRITLRCERFEDVAGARIVDAVISNSLLHHLPNPLQFWQKLRQLVKPGAPVLVMDLLRPESPEAAQAIVDHYAAHEPDILRRDFYNSLLAAFTEDEIGSQLARMNLTRLLIDIPDDRHWVVGGIIY, encoded by the coding sequence ATGGACCGTGTTCTAGAACCAGAACTGATGGACGATTCGAAGCAGGCCGACGCCTACGCGCGTGCCGATTTCGCGGAGGAGAATCAAGGATTCGTAGATCGATTTAAAGAATACTTCCCGGAGTTTACAACCGGCAAGGTGCTGGATCTCGGGTGTGGGCCGGCCGACATTCCAATTCGGTTTGCCAAACTCTATTCAACCTGCCAGGTCATCGGGGTCGATGCTTCGGCGCCAATGATTCACTTAGGAGAGCAAGCAGTAAAGCAAGCAGGGCTGACTGATCGGATCACATTACGATGCGAACGGTTTGAAGATGTGGCCGGTGCGAGAATAGTCGATGCCGTCATCTCCAACAGCCTGCTTCATCATCTCCCGAATCCGCTGCAGTTCTGGCAGAAGCTTCGTCAGCTCGTGAAACCGGGGGCGCCGGTGCTGGTGATGGACCTGCTGCGTCCCGAATCGCCGGAAGCGGCACAGGCCATCGTCGATCACTACGCTGCTCATGAGCCGGACATTCTACGCCGTGACTTTTACAACTCCCTGCTCGCCGCTTTTACGGAAGATGAAATCGGCTCACAATTGGCCCGCATGAATCTGACACGATTATTAATCGACATTCCTGATGATCGGCATTGGGTGGTTGGAGGGATCATCTATTGA
- a CDS encoding alpha/beta hydrolase — protein sequence MEKRFSFLDPHGHRVAAILTTPNGGTDKVSILCHGFLSSKTSSTNNALTRMLIGQNIATFRFDFFGQGESEGPFDQITVSLAVEQAQRAVDLMTDRGYRYIGLMGSSFGGLVSILTASQRTDLTCLALKCPVVDFAEELRLEFGNDGMAQWKATDKIPNIMGGPDRIPLHYGFYEDALRQIAYAPAQSITAPTIIVQGDKDEHVPLHQSQQLYEALRVKKHLEMLPGADHQFTKGPDFLRMTQIIADWLIKHLSVA from the coding sequence GTGGAAAAACGGTTCTCATTTCTAGATCCTCACGGCCATCGGGTAGCCGCAATTTTGACTACCCCTAATGGAGGGACGGATAAGGTCTCCATCCTCTGTCACGGGTTTCTTTCATCGAAGACCAGCTCGACGAACAATGCGCTGACCCGCATGCTGATCGGCCAAAACATCGCCACGTTCCGCTTCGACTTCTTCGGACAGGGGGAAAGCGAGGGTCCGTTCGATCAGATTACCGTCAGCCTGGCAGTTGAACAGGCACAGAGAGCAGTCGATCTCATGACGGATCGCGGGTATCGATACATCGGTCTGATGGGATCAAGTTTCGGTGGTCTGGTCTCGATCTTGACTGCTTCGCAACGGACGGACTTAACCTGTCTCGCCCTGAAATGTCCGGTCGTCGACTTCGCCGAAGAGCTACGGCTCGAATTCGGAAATGATGGAATGGCTCAATGGAAGGCAACCGACAAGATTCCGAACATCATGGGTGGCCCCGACCGAATCCCGCTTCACTATGGCTTTTATGAAGATGCTCTCCGGCAGATCGCTTATGCCCCCGCGCAATCAATCACGGCTCCAACCATCATCGTACAAGGCGACAAGGACGAGCATGTTCCGCTTCATCAAAGTCAACAGCTTTATGAAGCGCTTCGAGTCAAGAAACACCTTGAGATGCTACCAGGAGCGGACCATCAATTTACGAAGGGTCCAGATTTCCTACGGATGACCCAGATCATTGCCGATTGGCTAATAAAACATCTGTCAGTCGCCTAG